From one Lycium barbarum isolate Lr01 chromosome 6, ASM1917538v2, whole genome shotgun sequence genomic stretch:
- the LOC132599623 gene encoding cyclin-dependent protein kinase inhibitor SMR14, giving the protein MCSQFNSPSSSLMVLPKCKFLSSRPILDYQNGCQNSPPQDTQEAQFAQNQEDHHRQQDTQQQDDNTKKEEEFEDVKDSCLKVDKEDVGILKTPTSPKHSKRQMVCPPAPKKKKAIQVTKRKLFLDVYDEVESWFPPALLADLGNKIKKARTTSPIL; this is encoded by the coding sequence atgTGTTCACAATTCAACTCACCATCATCTTCCCTCATGGTGCTTCCAAAATGCAAGTTCTTGTCATCAAGACCTATTCTAGATTATCAAAATGGGTGCCAAAATTCACCTCCGCAAGACACACAAGAGGCTCAATTTGCTCAAAATCAAGAAGATCATCATAGGCAACAAGACACACAACAACAAGATGACAATACCAAGAAAGAAGAGGAATTTGAAGATGTTAAGGATTCTTGTTTGAAGGTTGATAAAGAAGATGTTGGAATATTAAAAACTCCAACATCACCAAAACATAGTAAAAGACAAATGGTTTGTCCACCAGCTCCAAAGAAGAAAAAGGCAATTCAAGTTACAAAGAGAAAACTCTTTCTTGATGTTTATGATGAAGTAGAATCATGGTTTCCTCCAGCTTTACTAGCAGATCTTGGTAATAAGATCAAGAAAGCTAGGACAACAAGCCCCATTTTATGA